Genomic DNA from Desulfuromonas versatilis:
AGTCCACCTTCATGGTCGAAATGACCGAGGCGGCCAACATCCTCAACCATGCCACCCCGCGCAGCCTGATCGTTCTCGATGAGATCGGCAGGGGGACCTCGACCTTTGACGGCATCAGCATCGCCTGGTCGGTGGCCGAATATTTGCACGACAATCCGCAGGTGGCCGCCAAGACGCTGTTCGCCACCCATTATCACGAACTGACCGATCTGGCGGTGACCCGGGAGCGGGTCAAGAACTACAACATCGCCGTCAAGGAATGGAACGAGCAGATCATCTTCCTGCGCAAGATCGTCAAGGGGGGCGCGAGCCATTCTTACGGGATCCAGGTGGCGCGGCTCGCCGGGCTGCCCAAGGCGGTGATCGAGCGGGCCCGCGAAGTGCTCAAGAACCTCGAGTCCGGCGAGTACGAAACCCAGGGGCAGCCGCGCCTGGCCCGGGGCAAGCAGGGCGGCCGAGCCAAGGTGGCCCCCCAGATGTCTCTGTTCGACAGCAGTCCCGACCTGCTGCGGCAGCGCCTCGATGAAGTGGACGTGAGCGTCCTGACTCCTCTGGAAGCCTTGAACCTTTTGGACCAGCTGAAGAAATTGGTGTGACCCATGCGGTTTTTTCGATGCCTGACATTGCTTTTAATGCTGGGGCTGGTTTTCCCCGGCGCCGTGCTGGCCGACCAGGCCGAAACCGACTATCAGAAGGCCCGGGGCAGCTACAGCAGCCTGCAGGACTCGGCGCGTAAAAAACTCTACCGGGAGAACTGGGTGCAGGTGATCGACGGGTTTCTGGCCGTGGCCCGCAGCCATCCCGGCCACCGGCGGGCCCCGGATGCTCTTTACCTGGCGGGCAAGGCCTGCCAGGGGCTCTACGAGATCTCGCGCAGCAGGGGCGACGCCCTTCGGGCGGTGGAGACCTACGACCGGGTCGCCGATGAGTATCCCCGCGATTCCCTCGCCGATGACGCGCTGCTGCTGGCTGGCGAGCTTCTCGAGTCCGCACTGCAGGATCCCGTTCAGGCCTATCTGCGCTACCAGAGGGCGGCCGAGCAGTTTTCCGGCGGCGACATGGCGTCGCTGGCCAAAAAGAACCGCGAGCGCCTGGCCGGCCACGCTCCTGCCAGGCCAGCTTCGCCCCCGCCCGCGGCCCCGGCCCCCGCCAAGGCCAAGGCGCAACCCGGGAGCGCAGGCCAGGTCAGCCTCAATGGGCTGCGTTTCTGGTCCAATCCCGGCTACACCCGGGTGGTGGTGGAAATGAGCGGTTCCGCCGACTATACGGCCAACTTTCTGCCGGGCGACCCGAAAAACGGCACCCCCCCGCGGATCTACGTCGATCTCCAGGGGGTCGCTTCGAGCAGCGCCATCCAGGACATGACCTCGGTCGATGACGGGCTGCTGCGCCAGATCCGGGCGGGACGGCCGGACCAGGGGACGGTGCGGATCGTGCTCGACCTGTTCAGCATCAGCGACTACAAGGTATTCCCGCTGGCCGATCCCTATCGGCTGGTGATCGACGTGGCCGGCGAGCGCGGCACCACCCTGAGCGCCAAGGAGCCCGAACTGCGCTCCCTTCCCCCGGGAGCCGGCGACGGCATTGCCGGGATTCTCGACAAAGCCCCCGACTCAAAACCCCCCAAGGTGGCCATCCCGTCCACCGAAGGAGGCCATCAGCAGCTGCGGCGCATCGTGGTCGATGCCGGGCACGGCGGCAAAGACCCCGGGGCCGTGGGGCCCTCGGGGGTGCTGGAAAAAGACGTCACCCTGGCCATGGCCCGGTCCCTGGCGCGCAAGCTGGAAAGCGAATTCGGCTGCGAGGTGATCCTGACCCGCAACCGCGATGTCTTTCTGCCCCTGGAGGAGCGCACGGCCATCGCCAACAAGGTCGGGGCGGACCTGTTCATCTCGATTCACGCCAACG
This window encodes:
- a CDS encoding N-acetylmuramoyl-L-alanine amidase, whose protein sequence is MLGLVFPGAVLADQAETDYQKARGSYSSLQDSARKKLYRENWVQVIDGFLAVARSHPGHRRAPDALYLAGKACQGLYEISRSRGDALRAVETYDRVADEYPRDSLADDALLLAGELLESALQDPVQAYLRYQRAAEQFSGGDMASLAKKNRERLAGHAPARPASPPPAAPAPAKAKAQPGSAGQVSLNGLRFWSNPGYTRVVVEMSGSADYTANFLPGDPKNGTPPRIYVDLQGVASSSAIQDMTSVDDGLLRQIRAGRPDQGTVRIVLDLFSISDYKVFPLADPYRLVIDVAGERGTTLSAKEPELRSLPPGAGDGIAGILDKAPDSKPPKVAIPSTEGGHQQLRRIVVDAGHGGKDPGAVGPSGVLEKDVTLAMARSLARKLESEFGCEVILTRNRDVFLPLEERTAIANKVGADLFISIHANAARNRDAYGVETYYLNFSKNDKAAAVAARENGTSLKEVGDLELILFDLMANAKINESSRLAAEIQKSLVDRLSRHYSHVRDLGVRQGPFYVLLGATMPSVLVETAFISNHREESRLTDSKYHENTSDAIVTGVRNYATALKMIASQ